Proteins co-encoded in one Actinomycetota bacterium genomic window:
- the rpsG gene encoding 30S ribosomal protein S7, with amino-acid sequence MPRKGPVARREADSDPKYGSVLVTQLTNRIMSDGKRSLAERIVYDALANIGNRTQGGDPLSVLKRAVDNVRPQLEVKSRRVGGATYQVPIEVRPARGTTLALRWVHQYALMRREKTMADRLAGELMDASNGIGAAVKRREDTHKMAEANRAFAHYRW; translated from the coding sequence ATGCCGCGTAAGGGACCAGTTGCCCGTCGTGAGGCCGACTCCGACCCCAAGTACGGGTCGGTGCTGGTGACGCAGTTGACCAACCGCATCATGAGCGACGGCAAGCGGTCGCTCGCTGAGCGCATCGTGTACGACGCGTTGGCCAACATCGGCAACCGCACCCAGGGTGGCGACCCGTTGTCGGTCCTCAAGCGCGCGGTCGACAACGTCCGTCCCCAGTTGGAGGTGAAGTCACGCCGGGTCGGCGGGGCCACCTACCAGGTGCCGATCGAGGTCCGCCCCGCCAGAGGAACCACGCTGGCGCTGCGCTGGGTCCACCAATATGCGCTGATGCGCCGGGAGAAGACCATGGCGGATCGCCTCGCCGGCGAACTGATGGACGCCTCCAACGGCATCGGGGCGGCGGTCAAGCGCCGTGAGGACACGCACAAGATGGCCGAAGCGAACCGAGCATTCGCCCACTACCGCTGGTGA